CACGTATGGGACGCGATCCCAAAACGTCCGTCCTCAACGCAACAAACCAGGTCCATGCTGCAAAAAATGTATTTGTGACCGATGGCGCGTGCATGACCTCCAACTCATGTGTGAACCCATCTTTAACGTATATGGCCCTCACCGCCCGCGCAGCAGATCACGCCATTTCAGAGCTCAAAAAGCAAAACTTGTAAGACCATGAACAGAAGAGAAGCACTCAAACGCACCGCAGTATTGGGCGGCACTGCCGCTGTCTCAACTTCCCTCCTGGGCCTGCTTCAAGGTTGCCAGCAACAGCCGCGCCTTGGCTGGAGCCCAACATTCTTGAGCACGGATCACGCGCAGCTGGTGAGCGCACTGGTCGATACCGTTTTACCAAAGACGGACACGCCAGGCGGCCTGGATGTGAAAGCTGATATGTTTATCGATCTTGTGTTTGATAAAACACTTGATGATGCCGGCAAGGACCAGAAAATTGCTGAGATGGATGCGTTCAATGCAGATTGCAACGCCAGGTATGGCAGTGCATTCCACGAACTTGATCTTGCACAGAAGACTGAATACCTACAAGAACAGGAAGCCAACGCGCCCAAGTTCAATGGCGGCGTGTGGGGTACTGCTGTAGGAGAGCAGCCACCGGTTGGGTTTTATCGGTCCCTGAAATCTCTTATGGTATGGGCCTACTTCTCATCTGAAGAGGTTGGGAAGGACGTCACCAACTATGATCCCATTCCTGGCCCCTATCAGGGTTGCATTCCACTTGCTGACGTTGGTAAAGTATACAGTTACTAGCCGGCTCTATCATGATGCAAAAACCAAAAGACAAAGATACCCGGCACTATCTGGATCTTGATTTACGAACGCAGTCAGTTATCAAGTGGGATTATGGTAACAAGTATGAAATTGCAAAGCCGGACTTTGAAAATCCGTTTCACCACCGACTGTTTATTTCTGAAGGCCAGTACAATAAAATAGTGCGGCGCTACCACGAATTGATGTTTGAATCAGACTAGCATCTTCATTACCTCAGCATGACATGCGCGCGAGCCGTGTACCGAATGTGTTGGCGTGAAAGCCCTCTCCCACCGTGTCATCCCGGACTTGATCCGGAACCCACTGGTATGGCTGGGCTCTGCACCTGAGCCACATGCTTTGCGCGCCCAGATCCTTCGCACTGCTCAGGA
This Bacteroidota bacterium DNA region includes the following protein-coding sequences:
- a CDS encoding gluconate 2-dehydrogenase subunit 3 family protein, yielding MNRREALKRTAVLGGTAAVSTSLLGLLQGCQQQPRLGWSPTFLSTDHAQLVSALVDTVLPKTDTPGGLDVKADMFIDLVFDKTLDDAGKDQKIAEMDAFNADCNARYGSAFHELDLAQKTEYLQEQEANAPKFNGGVWGTAVGEQPPVGFYRSLKSLMVWAYFSSEEVGKDVTNYDPIPGPYQGCIPLADVGKVYSY